From Sulfolobales archaeon, a single genomic window includes:
- a CDS encoding transcriptional regulator, which yields MPERDKLIGLGLMVISAVIILIYLYGLFFAEDRIAEILIKITIFVAVTGVMGILGWIGYTLATTPPPKPIEEIEKEIEAELKKLEEQAKAEKEGETK from the coding sequence ATGCCTGAAAGAGATAAGCTGATCGGATTAGGGTTAATGGTGATTAGCGCTGTGATTATATTGATATATCTATATGGGCTGTTCTTCGCTGAAGATAGAATAGCGGAGATCCTTATTAAGATAACGATATTCGTAGCTGTTACAGGTGTTATGGGGATCCTAGGCTGGATAGGCTATACACTTGCAACCACACCACCACCCAAGCCAATAGAGGAGATAGAGAAGGAGATTGAGGCGGAGCTTAAAAAGCTAGAGGAGCAGGCTAAAGCTGAGAAAGAGGGGGAGACAAAGTAG